ACCAATTGCATTCGATACAATGGTTGAACTTCTCCATCCTCCGTTAGGATAAATCCTTTTATAGGTTTTAGAAGTTGGGATATTTCCTCGTTTTCCAATAGGTAAATCATATCCCATAAATTGTCCTAAACCAAAACTTTTTATGTGACCGCTCCAAACATCAACTGCTTGGCCAGGATCTTTATACTTATTGATTGTAAGCATATAAGCTTGTCCAAAATAAGTGTTGCAAGAATTGTAGATTCCGTTATGCAATTGGTGTGGGCCAAAGCCGTGGCACTTCATAAATCGGCCTCCACCATAGCTAAATCCGTGATGGCACATAAAAGTAGTCTGCTCATTTATGACACCTTCTTGAAGTGCGACCAAACCAGTCAGGATTTTAAATGGCGAACCTGGAGGATACTCTGCTAAAAGTCCCCTGTCATATAATGGTTTTGAAATAGAATCGTTATATAAAAGCGTATAATTTTTAGATCTTTGGCGGCCTACCAAAATACCTGGATCATAGGAAGGAGCAGTGACCAATGCTAGGATTTCTCCAGATTTAGGCTCAAGAGCGACAATACCTCCTCGTTTATTAATCATCAATTCCTCGCCATATTTTTGAAGTTCAGCATCAATAGTTAAATTAATATCTTCTCCAGCTACGGCGATCGTGTCGTATTTTCCTTCTTTATAGGCGCCAATTTCTCGGTTGTATTTGTCTTTTTGAATGTATTTTACACCTTTTATTCCGCGTAAAATTTCTTCATAACTTTGCTCTACACCTTGTTTTCCAATTAAATCTCCACTATTGTAGTAAGGATTTTTTTCAATCTGTTTTTCGTTAACTTGTGTAATAAAACCAAAAATATTTGCACCATAATCTACTTCATAATCACGAAGTGATCTTTTTTGGAAATAAAAACCATCATATTTTCTGATCTTTTCCTGAAAAGCGGCAAATTCGTTTTTATTTAGCTGAGATAAGAAAACAGAAGGAAGTCTCGGACTATATACTTTTGCCTTTTCAACACGTTTATGATATTCTTCTTCAGTAATATTTAGAAGAGCGCAAAATTCGGCAATATTTAAATCTTTTTTAATATCTCTAGGAATAACCATGATGTCATAAGAAGCCTGATTCGCAACAAGAAGTTTTCCGTTACGATCATAAATATAACCTCTTTCAGGATAGTCATATACTTTTTTTATCGCATTATTTTCAGATTTCAATTTGAAAGAATCATCAATAATCTGCAGGTAAAAAATCCTAATCACTAGCAAAGACGCTGCAATAATAATTATAGTGGGCAGCAAGACTTTTCTCATCGTTTATTGGGCTTAATAAGATAAATTATTATTATTGAGGTGATTATAGTAAAGATAGAACTAAATAATGTTCGGAGCAAAATGTCCCAGATGAATTTGAATTGAAATGCTTCTAAGACAAATAATACAATATGATGCATTAAAACCGAAACCAGTATAAATGAAAATCGTTCCGGTGTTAAAGATTCGTTTAGTTTAATAGTTTGATATTCATAACTCAGACCAAAAGAAAATTTAAAAATATAGGGTCTATAATACGCTAATATAACACACGCAGTTGCATGTATGCCTCCAGAATTACAGAACATATCCATTGTAAGTCCAAGTAAAAAACTAGAGATTATTAATCCTGCTTTATTGCTGT
The Flavobacterium humidisoli DNA segment above includes these coding regions:
- a CDS encoding rod shape-determining protein MreD, translated to MNSALLVNIFRFIMLLAVQIVIFNNMNFLGYISPFPYILYIILYPVNSNKAGLIISSFLLGLTMDMFCNSGGIHATACVILAYYRPYIFKFSFGLSYEYQTIKLNESLTPERFSFILVSVLMHHIVLFVLEAFQFKFIWDILLRTLFSSIFTIITSIIIIYLIKPNKR
- the mrdA gene encoding penicillin-binding protein 2, whose amino-acid sequence is MRKVLLPTIIIIAASLLVIRIFYLQIIDDSFKLKSENNAIKKVYDYPERGYIYDRNGKLLVANQASYDIMVIPRDIKKDLNIAEFCALLNITEEEYHKRVEKAKVYSPRLPSVFLSQLNKNEFAAFQEKIRKYDGFYFQKRSLRDYEVDYGANIFGFITQVNEKQIEKNPYYNSGDLIGKQGVEQSYEEILRGIKGVKYIQKDKYNREIGAYKEGKYDTIAVAGEDINLTIDAELQKYGEELMINKRGGIVALEPKSGEILALVTAPSYDPGILVGRQRSKNYTLLYNDSISKPLYDRGLLAEYPPGSPFKILTGLVALQEGVINEQTTFMCHHGFSYGGGRFMKCHGFGPHQLHNGIYNSCNTYFGQAYMLTINKYKDPGQAVDVWSGHIKSFGLGQFMGYDLPIGKRGNIPTSKTYKRIYPNGGWRSSTIVSNAIGQGEVLMTPIQLANMMATVANQGYYYTPHIIKKIEGEKIDEKFTTKHVTTIDQKYFPPVISGLFDVYNKGTAYSLRVEGIDICGKTGTAENFAKINGKRTQLKDHSIFVAFAPKDNPKIAIAVMIENGGFGATVAGPIASLMIEKYLRKKITRTDLEVRVLNKSLLSEYAKLGGISEALKIESVPKDSVLQAKIIKPKAPVTTAPKTEVKKTAVDTTKKN